The proteins below come from a single Papaver somniferum cultivar HN1 chromosome 11, ASM357369v1, whole genome shotgun sequence genomic window:
- the LOC113320491 gene encoding uncharacterized protein LOC113320491 isoform X1, which translates to MGLKSSYQWVYVQLAYTLTSFYVTCMIYLENCGESWLEDAGDCFSLAGCWSTAADVYSRCNCFSKCLLVCTNGNLFETGLQFIEYWKESARLNPDAARSQDLIDMEQSFLESCAIHYDQQNDTNNMLKFVRAFNSSDMIRNFLRSHDYLDELILFEAGSENFMEAATIARLKGDCLLEADMLEKAGHLVEATEVILFYVLGNSAWANGNKGWPLIKFPNKEKLLEKVKLMAKSKDDILYQFVSTETSIFSDTNSRLSEMNGCFIVSQRFKSLRGEIISLRKIIDYHLDLAPSEYVWVDDVILNITEHVENSISKNRVSVQTLTYFWNLWREKIVNILHYLNSLETQVKQDHESYEKFCLGYLGVYKQKHDRSSLYILLNSDACWRKEIEDRFLRKTRELLGMNDHQFASSARSYWSSTLLSLCMQVLEKLESLDKISGIYKVGNESFMNYSGPFRRGITALNGYQVAKSMVESKILDKKLSGELLKCLTHSKEHFYAIFCLRDQKNMMFKHMMDLRLTKLSQDLIKEFTIEIMSKKGRLKYVEMWSVVLQIFMFGNLSEELYQVIIQRPDLSPAYKVFIKQLKESKMSGLVSVSLVSNFEKSLQETLNHDWSKDFDFMAPSWFVYFLERLLFLVSSWHGCFFTLKSSVRETVPWGNLRCNSSSLSEADSKVFSKRSFDFIASKIKEILSIKLDWLWERDFDAVAYYPFLVLKLVLLVALICLNSGRHFDLLYSLLGRYDIITVLPPQFVKILEKRGTKNFDKLLADILEATGDPLVCLRSGNTQRELLSHDVLAIDVDMIHSREEILEILYSENSECDGNYEMEYGSPSDRNARFSNFDRMSYTLCPAESDYDSEKINWLDTETGEYGRTLQLFTNTSRVYMFSKGIFEDISFHDCKPQMKLDICIYFQESLGGLSVKYEKWMRELKQLSFALSCSDEDPDIQYSKIDDCFKKLSAPPKLKQFLIQGLFGLIIKFTPYSKKIKREERQKSKKQAGKDKCKKKK; encoded by the exons ATGGGTCTGAAATCATCCTACCAGTGGGTTTATGTTCAGCTTGCTTATACTTTAACTTCATTTTATGTAACATGTATGATTTATTTGGAAAACTGTGGGGAATCTTGGCTAGAGGATGCTGGTGACTGTTTCAGCCTTGCTGGATGTTGGTCTACTGCAGCCGATGTGTATTCTAGGTGTAACTGCTTTTCCAAGTGCTTGCTAGTTTGCACGAATGGCAATCTCTTTGAAACCGGTCTTCAATTCATAGAATATTGGAAAGAAAGTGCAAGGCTAAACCCTGACGCCGCCAGAAGTCAAGATCTAATAGATATGGAACAAAGTTTTCTCGAAAGTTGTGCCATTCACTATGATCAACAAAATGATACCaataatatgttgaagtttgtcAGAGCCTTTAACTCGTCGGACAtgataagaaattttttaaggtCTCATGATTATCTTGATGAGCTCATCCTCTTTGAAGCCGGGTCTGAGAATTTTATGGAAGCTGCCACTATTGCGAGATTGAAAGGGGATTGTCTTCTTGAGGCAGATATGTTGGAGAAGGCAGGGCACTTGGTAGAAGCGACAGAGGTCATTCTGTTTTATGTTCTTGGCAATTCTGCTTGGGCAAACGGGAACAAAGGTTGGCCCTTGATCAAGTTCCCaaacaaagaaaaacttttgGAAAAAGTAAAGTTGATGGCCAAAAGCAAAGATGATATCTTATACCAATTTGTTAGTACAGAGACAAGCATATTTTCAGACACCAATAGTAGATTGTCAGAGATGAACGGCTGTTTTATTGTTTCCCAGAGATTCAAGAGTCTGCGTGGCGAAATTATTTCTTTGAGGAAAATCATCGACTACCATCTAGATTTAGCACCTTCAGAGTACGTTTGGGTGGATGATGTGATCTTGAATATAACAGAGCATGTAGAGAATTCAATATCCAAGAACAGGGTCTCCGTTCAAACATTAACTTACTTCTGGAATTTATGGAGGGAAAAGATAGTAAACATATTGCATTATCTCAATTCTCTTGAAACTCAAGTTAAACAAGATCATGAAAGCTATGAGAAATTCTGTTTGGGTTACTTAGGTGTGTATAAGCAGAAACATGATCGAAGTTCCTTATACATCCTGTTGAACAGTGATGCCTGTTGGAGAAAAGAAATTGAGGATCGATTTCTTCGAAAGACCAGAGAATTACTTGGCATGAATGATCACCAATTTGCGTCTTCAGCCCGAAGCTATTGGTCTTCAACATTACTTAGTCTATGTATGCAAGTATTGGAGAAGCTGGAAAGCCTCGATAAAATTTCTGGTATTTACAAAGTTGGTAACGAGTCTTTCATGAACTATAGTGGTCCTTTCCGACGAGGAATAACTGCGCTTAACGGTTATCAAGTTGCAAAATCGATGGTTGAGTCTAAGATATTGGACAAAAAGCTTTCCGGGGAACTGCTCAAGTGCTTGACGCATTCCAAGGAGCATTTTTACGCGATATTTTGTCTGAGAGACCAGAAAAATATGATGTTCAAGCATATGATGGATTTGAGACTAACTAAGCTCTCTCAGGATTTAATCAAAGAATTTACCATTGAGATCATGAGCAAAAAAGGCAGGTTAAAGTATGTGGAAATGTGGAGTGTGGTCTTGCAGATTTTTATGTTTGGTAATCTAAGCGAAGAACTTTATCAAGTTATAATACAACGTCCGGATCTGTCTCCAGCCTATAAAGTTTTCATTAAGCAGTTGAAAGAGAGCAAGATGTCCGGATTGGTCTCGGTTTCTTTGGTCAGCAATTTTGAAAAATCATTACAAGAAACACTCAACCACGACTGGTCGAAAGACTTTGATTTCATGGCACCTTCCTGGTTTGTTTACTTTCTTGAACGTCTTCTTTTCTTGGTTTCATCTTGGCATGGTTGCTTTTTCACACTCAAGTCTTCTGTTCGAGAAACAGTTCCCTGGGGGAATCTAAGATGCAACTCAAGCTCTTTATCTGAAGCTGACTCAAAAGTTTTCTCGAAGAGGTCTTTTGATTTTATAGCATCCAAGATCAAAGAAATTTTATCAATTAAGCTAGATTGGCTTTGGGAACGTGATTTTGACGCAGTGGCTTACTACCCTTTTCTGGTCTTGAAGTTGGTTCTCTTGGTTGCTTTAATTTGTTTGAATTCTGGACGTCACTTTGATTTGCTGTACAGCTTACTTGGTAGATACGATATAATAACCGTACTGCCGCCTCAGTTTGTCAAGATCCTCGAGAAAAGAGGCACAAAGAATTTTGATAAGTTGCTCGCTGATATCCTTGAAGCAACTGGGGATCCTTTGGTCTGCTTGAGGTCAGGGAATACTCAGAGAGAACTTTTGAGCCACGATGTCTTAGCGATAGATGTGGATATGATTCACTCCAGAGAAGAAATATTGGAAATACTATACTCAGAAAATTCAGAATGTGACGGAAACTATGAAATGGAGTATGGAAGTCCAAGTGATAGAaatgctcgtttctccaattttgACCGTATGAGTTATACCTTATGCCCGGCTGAGTCTGATTATGATTCAGAAAAGATAAACTGGTTGGACACGGAAACCGGAGAATATGGGAGGACGCTGCAGTTGTTTACGAACACATCTCGTGTTTATATGTTTTCAAAAGGCATTTTTGAGGACATCAGCTTTCATGATTGCAAACCACAGATGAAG ttgGATATTTGCATTTATTTTCAAGAAAGCCTTGGTGGTCTGTCTGTTAAATATGAAAAATGGATGAGGGAACTAAAGCAGCTCTCTTTTGCATTAAGCTGCAG TGATGAGGATCCCGATATTCAGTATTCAAAAATTGACGACTGCTTTAAGAAGTTGAGTGCGCCTCCAAAACTGAAACAGTTTTTAATCCAGGGTTTGTTTGGGTTGATTATTAAATTTACTCCGTATAGCAAGAAAATCAAGCGCGAAGAAAGACAAAAGTCCAAGAAGCAGGCTGGAAAGGATAAAtgcaagaagaagaagtag
- the LOC113320491 gene encoding uncharacterized protein LOC113320491 isoform X2, with the protein MGLKSSYQWVYVQLAYTLTSFYVTCMIYLENCGESWLEDAGDCFSLAGCWSTAADVYSRCNCFSKCLLVCTNGNLFETGLQFIEYWKESARLNPDAARSQDLIDMEQSFLESCAIHYDQQNDTNNMLKFVRAFNSSDMIRNFLRSHDYLDELILFEAGSENFMEAATIARLKGDCLLEADMLEKAGHLVEATEVILFYVLGNSAWANGNKGWPLIKFPNKEKLLEKVKLMAKSKDDILYQFVSTETSIFSDTNSRLSEMNGCFIVSQRFKSLRGEIISLRKIIDYHLDLAPSEYVWVDDVILNITEHVENSISKNRVSVQTLTYFWNLWREKIVNILHYLNSLETQVKQDHESYEKFCLGYLGVYKQKHDRSSLYILLNSDACWRKEIEDRFLRKTRELLGMNDHQFASSARSYWSSTLLSLCMQVLEKLESLDKISGIYKVGNESFMNYSGPFRRGITALNGYQVAKSMVESKILDKKLSGELLKCLTHSKEHFYAIFCLRDQKNMMFKHMMDLRLTKLSQDLIKEFTIEIMSKKGRLKYVEMWSVVLQIFMFGNLSEELYQVIIQRPDLSPAYKVFIKQLKESKMSGLVSVSLVSNFEKSLQETLNHDWSKDFDFMAPSWFVYFLERLLFLVSSWHGCFFTLKSSVRETVPWGNLRCNSSSLSEADSKVFSKRSFDFIASKIKEILSIKLDWLWERDFDAVAYYPFLVLKLVLLVALICLNSGRHFDLLYSLLGRYDIITVLPPQFVKILEKRGTKNFDKLLADILEATGDPLVCLRSGNTQRELLSHDVLAIDVDMIHSREEILEILYSENSECDGNYEMEYGSPSDRNARFSNFDRMSYTLCPAESDYDSEKINWLDTETGEYGRTLQLFTNTSRVYMFSKGIFEDISFHDCKPQMKLDICIYFQESLGGLSVKYEKWMRELKQLSFALSCRLVISSVSRGLVEDKLVWQYCSTI; encoded by the exons ATGGGTCTGAAATCATCCTACCAGTGGGTTTATGTTCAGCTTGCTTATACTTTAACTTCATTTTATGTAACATGTATGATTTATTTGGAAAACTGTGGGGAATCTTGGCTAGAGGATGCTGGTGACTGTTTCAGCCTTGCTGGATGTTGGTCTACTGCAGCCGATGTGTATTCTAGGTGTAACTGCTTTTCCAAGTGCTTGCTAGTTTGCACGAATGGCAATCTCTTTGAAACCGGTCTTCAATTCATAGAATATTGGAAAGAAAGTGCAAGGCTAAACCCTGACGCCGCCAGAAGTCAAGATCTAATAGATATGGAACAAAGTTTTCTCGAAAGTTGTGCCATTCACTATGATCAACAAAATGATACCaataatatgttgaagtttgtcAGAGCCTTTAACTCGTCGGACAtgataagaaattttttaaggtCTCATGATTATCTTGATGAGCTCATCCTCTTTGAAGCCGGGTCTGAGAATTTTATGGAAGCTGCCACTATTGCGAGATTGAAAGGGGATTGTCTTCTTGAGGCAGATATGTTGGAGAAGGCAGGGCACTTGGTAGAAGCGACAGAGGTCATTCTGTTTTATGTTCTTGGCAATTCTGCTTGGGCAAACGGGAACAAAGGTTGGCCCTTGATCAAGTTCCCaaacaaagaaaaacttttgGAAAAAGTAAAGTTGATGGCCAAAAGCAAAGATGATATCTTATACCAATTTGTTAGTACAGAGACAAGCATATTTTCAGACACCAATAGTAGATTGTCAGAGATGAACGGCTGTTTTATTGTTTCCCAGAGATTCAAGAGTCTGCGTGGCGAAATTATTTCTTTGAGGAAAATCATCGACTACCATCTAGATTTAGCACCTTCAGAGTACGTTTGGGTGGATGATGTGATCTTGAATATAACAGAGCATGTAGAGAATTCAATATCCAAGAACAGGGTCTCCGTTCAAACATTAACTTACTTCTGGAATTTATGGAGGGAAAAGATAGTAAACATATTGCATTATCTCAATTCTCTTGAAACTCAAGTTAAACAAGATCATGAAAGCTATGAGAAATTCTGTTTGGGTTACTTAGGTGTGTATAAGCAGAAACATGATCGAAGTTCCTTATACATCCTGTTGAACAGTGATGCCTGTTGGAGAAAAGAAATTGAGGATCGATTTCTTCGAAAGACCAGAGAATTACTTGGCATGAATGATCACCAATTTGCGTCTTCAGCCCGAAGCTATTGGTCTTCAACATTACTTAGTCTATGTATGCAAGTATTGGAGAAGCTGGAAAGCCTCGATAAAATTTCTGGTATTTACAAAGTTGGTAACGAGTCTTTCATGAACTATAGTGGTCCTTTCCGACGAGGAATAACTGCGCTTAACGGTTATCAAGTTGCAAAATCGATGGTTGAGTCTAAGATATTGGACAAAAAGCTTTCCGGGGAACTGCTCAAGTGCTTGACGCATTCCAAGGAGCATTTTTACGCGATATTTTGTCTGAGAGACCAGAAAAATATGATGTTCAAGCATATGATGGATTTGAGACTAACTAAGCTCTCTCAGGATTTAATCAAAGAATTTACCATTGAGATCATGAGCAAAAAAGGCAGGTTAAAGTATGTGGAAATGTGGAGTGTGGTCTTGCAGATTTTTATGTTTGGTAATCTAAGCGAAGAACTTTATCAAGTTATAATACAACGTCCGGATCTGTCTCCAGCCTATAAAGTTTTCATTAAGCAGTTGAAAGAGAGCAAGATGTCCGGATTGGTCTCGGTTTCTTTGGTCAGCAATTTTGAAAAATCATTACAAGAAACACTCAACCACGACTGGTCGAAAGACTTTGATTTCATGGCACCTTCCTGGTTTGTTTACTTTCTTGAACGTCTTCTTTTCTTGGTTTCATCTTGGCATGGTTGCTTTTTCACACTCAAGTCTTCTGTTCGAGAAACAGTTCCCTGGGGGAATCTAAGATGCAACTCAAGCTCTTTATCTGAAGCTGACTCAAAAGTTTTCTCGAAGAGGTCTTTTGATTTTATAGCATCCAAGATCAAAGAAATTTTATCAATTAAGCTAGATTGGCTTTGGGAACGTGATTTTGACGCAGTGGCTTACTACCCTTTTCTGGTCTTGAAGTTGGTTCTCTTGGTTGCTTTAATTTGTTTGAATTCTGGACGTCACTTTGATTTGCTGTACAGCTTACTTGGTAGATACGATATAATAACCGTACTGCCGCCTCAGTTTGTCAAGATCCTCGAGAAAAGAGGCACAAAGAATTTTGATAAGTTGCTCGCTGATATCCTTGAAGCAACTGGGGATCCTTTGGTCTGCTTGAGGTCAGGGAATACTCAGAGAGAACTTTTGAGCCACGATGTCTTAGCGATAGATGTGGATATGATTCACTCCAGAGAAGAAATATTGGAAATACTATACTCAGAAAATTCAGAATGTGACGGAAACTATGAAATGGAGTATGGAAGTCCAAGTGATAGAaatgctcgtttctccaattttgACCGTATGAGTTATACCTTATGCCCGGCTGAGTCTGATTATGATTCAGAAAAGATAAACTGGTTGGACACGGAAACCGGAGAATATGGGAGGACGCTGCAGTTGTTTACGAACACATCTCGTGTTTATATGTTTTCAAAAGGCATTTTTGAGGACATCAGCTTTCATGATTGCAAACCACAGATGAAG ttgGATATTTGCATTTATTTTCAAGAAAGCCTTGGTGGTCTGTCTGTTAAATATGAAAAATGGATGAGGGAACTAAAGCAGCTCTCTTTTGCATTAAGCTGCAGGTTAGTTATTTCAAGTGTATCTCGTGGTTTAGTTGAAGATAAATTAGTATGGCAATACTGTTCTACAATTTAG